CGTACGGATTCATACGTGCCTCTCACGGCCACCCTGCGCGCGCCGATCGCGGGCGCGCATGGTCTGCGCCACGGTCGCGTGCGGATGCCACCCTCCAGCGTAGGCGGCATCCGCTGTGCCCGAACCGTGCATCCCGGCCCGGCCTGCGGCGACCTACCGTTGCGCGGGCGTCGACCCGGTCGTCGCTGACACGACCTCGTCCTGGGCGGCGTGCAGTGCGCGCTCGGCCGCGATCGCCTCCTCGCCCTCGAGCGCCTCGCCGCGGGCGACCATGCCGGACTGCTCCGACAGGGGGATCTGCTTGAGGAAGAGCGCGAAGAGGAACGCGATGAGGATGAACGGGATGAGGTACCAGAACACGGGCGCGAGCGAGTCGGCGTATGCGGTCACGATGCCGTCGCGGATCGGGTCGGGCAGCTCGGCCAGTGTCTGCGGGTCGAGCGTCGCGGTGGCGTTGCCGGCGTCGGCGGCCGAGGCTCCGGCATCGGTGAACACCTTCGTGAGGTTCTCCGAGAGGCGCGTGGTGAACAGCGCGCCGAAGATCGCGACGCCGAGCGAGGCGCCCACTTCGCGGAAGTAGTTGTTCGTGCTCGTCGCCGTGCCGACCATCGTGGCGGGTACCGCGTTCTGCACGACGAGCACGACCACCTGCATGATGAGGCCGAGCCCCGCGCCGAAGACGAACAGGTAGATGCAGATGAGCCAGATCGGCGTCGACGCGGCCAGCGTGGTCATCGCGAGCATCGCGATCGCCGTGACGAGGGTGCCGACGATCGGGTACATCCGGTAGCGACCGCTCTTCGCGATCGCGATGCCCGACCAGATGGAGGTGCCCATCATGCCGACCATCATCGGCAGCATCAGGAGGCCGGAGGCGGCGGCCGAGGTGCCCGACGACATCTGCAGGAAGGTCGGCACGAACGCGATCGCCGAGAACATGCCGAGGCCGAGGGTGAAGCCGATCGCGGTCGCGTTGATGAAGATCGGGTTCTTGAAGAGCGAGAGGGGGATGATCGGGTCCTCCGCCTTGGCCTCCGCCCACACGAACGCGGATGCCGCGGCGAGCAGGCCGAGCCCCCAGGCCCAGGTCTCGAGGGCGTCCCAGCCGTGGTCGGCGCTGCCGCCGAAGTCGGTGAAGAAGATGAGGCAGACGGTCGCCATCGACAGCAGCATCACCCCGAGGATGTCGATGCGCTTCTCGGCCTTCTTGCTCGGCAGGGTGAGCGTGAACCAGGCGATCGCGAAGGCCGCGATGCCGACCGGGATGTTGATGTAAAACGCCCACTGCCACGTGAGGTGGTCGACGAAGTAGCCGCCGAGCAGCGGGCCGGCGACGGCGGCGAGCCCGAAGATGCCGCCGAGCGGGCCCATGTACTTGCCGCGTTCCGAGGCCGGCACGATGTCGGCGATGATCGCCTGGGAGAGGATCATGAGTCCGCCGCCGCCGAGTCCCTGCATGGCGCGGAACGCGACGAAGCTCCAGAAGTCGCCCGCGAACGCGCAGCCGATCGAGGCGATCGTGAAGAGCGCGATCGCGATGAGGAAGAGGCTGCGCCGGCCGAGCACGTCGCCGAACTTGCCGTAGATCGGCATCACGATCGTGGTCGCGAGGAGGTAGGCCGTCGTGATCCACGCCTGGTGCTCGACGCCGCCGAGCTGGCCGACGATGGTCGGCATCGCGGTCGAGACGATCGTCTGGTCGAGGCTCGAGAGCAGCATGCCGGCGATGAGCGCCGAGAAGATGATCCAGATGCGGCGCTTGGTGAGCAGCAGCGGGGCTGGCGCCTGCGCTGCGGGTGGTGCGGTGGTCATGCGGTTCCTTCTGGGGCGGGGGTGAAGACGGCGCGAGCCGCTGCGAGCGACTCGACGAGCAGCGCGGAGAACGGGGTCGTGTTGCCGGGCGAGAAGTAGACGGTGGCCGAACGGCGCACGAGGGTGCCGATGAGCTGCACGGCCATGGCCGCGCGCGGGTCGTCGGGCTCGATGCCCTCGCGCACCGCGATGACGCCGGTGAGTGTGCGTTCGAGCTCCGCGCCCTCGCGGATGAACTTCGGCAGGAGCTGCGGCTCGCGCTCGACGATCAGGTCGGGGTTCGGCTCGTCGTCGCCCGGGTCGTCGTCGAACGGGATGCTCGCGATCGCGAGGGCGACGAGGTCGTCGAGGAGGGTGGGGGAGATGCCGCTGCAGCCGCTCGGCCTGGCGTTCACGAAGTCGGTGAGCGCCTGCTCGTCGAGGGTGTCGTCACGGTGGCCGACGACGGCGTCGTCCTTCGAGTGGAAGTAGTTGAAGAAGGTGCGCCGGGAGACGCCGACGAGTTCGCAGAGCTCCTCGACGGTGAAGCCCGAGAGTCCGCGCTCGACGGTGAGGCGTCGCGCGTACCTGGTGAGATCACGTCGGGTGCGCTCGCGGCGCTGTTCGCGAACCCCGCCGGTTTTCGTTGCACTCTCGTCCATGGAGTGCAAGTTTGCACTATTCGATCAAGAGTGCAAAATCAGCTCGGTCAACTTCTCTGCGGTGTCGCGATCAGATCAGGCCGAGCTCCATCGCCCGGGTGACGGCGCGGGTGCGATCGTTCACCTCGAGCTTCTCGAACACGTGCAGCAGGTGCGTCTTCACCGTCGCCTCGCCGATGAAGAGCGCGCGGGCGATCTCGGGGTTCGAGCGGCCGTCGGCGACGAGGCGCAGCACCTCGAGCTCTCGCGGCGAGAGCGAGGGCGGGGTCACGGATGCCGCGTCCGCGCGCACCCTCGAGACGAGCTTGGCTGCAATCGACGGGGCGAGCACCGTCTCACCTGCCGCCACGGCGCGGATGCCGGCGACGATCTCGGCCTGCGGCGCCGCCTTCAGCAGGTAGCCGCTCGCCCCCGCCTCGATCGCCGCGAGGATGTGGTCGTCGGTCTCGTACGTCGTGAGCACGAGCACTCGGGTGCCCGGCACTTCGGCGACGATGCGGGCAGTCGCCGCGGCGCCGTCGAGGTGCGGCATCCGCAGGTCCATGAGCACGAGGTCGGGACGTTCGGATGCCGCGACCCTCACCGCCTCGGCGCCGTCCGCGGCCTCGCCGACGACTTCGAGCCCCCGCTCGGCCTCGAGCAGGCCGATGATGCCGGCGCGCACGATCGGGTGGTCGTCGGCGACGACGATGCGGATGGTCATGCGGTTTCCTCCGGTGGCAGCGCGGACGGGTCGGTCGCGGCATCCGCACGGGGGATGCCGACGCGCAGCACCGTGCCACCGCCGTCGCCCGGCTCGATCGCGAACGATCCGCCGACGAGCGCGGTGCGGTCGCGGATGCCGGCGAGGCCGAAGCCCGAGGTGCCGGGCGCCGCCGCTCCGGGCCCGACCCCGTCGTCGGCGACCGTGAGCACGACCTCGCCGCCGATGGACTCGACGGTCACAGCCGCGTGCCCGGCGTTGGCGTGCTTGCGCACGTTCGCGAGCCCCTCCTGCGCCGAGCGCAGCAGCACGACCTCGTGTTCGCGGCTGAGGCCGGTCGCGCTCGCCGTCACCGTCACGACGACGCCCGTCTCCCGCTCGAAGCTCGCCGCGAGTCGCTCGAGCGCGTCACCGAGCCCGGCCCCCGGTTCGACCGGGGCGAGCGAGGCGACGAGCCCGCGCGCCTCGGTGAGCGCCTCGCGCGCCATCTGCTCCATGAGCTCGACGTCGGTGCGAGCGGATGCCGCGGTCTCGCCGTCGACCCCGCCGAGACGTGTGCCCGTGCGCTGCGCGACCATGACGAGGCCGGTCAGGCTCTGCGCGATCGTGTCGTGGATCTCACGGGCGAGCCGTGCGCGCTCCTCGACGACTCCGGCATCGCGGTGCATCGCGGCGAGCTGGCCCTGCGCCGCCTGCAGCTCATCGAGCAGGCGGCCGCGCTCCTGGCCGTAGAGGGCGATGTTCGTGATCCAGAGCCCGAGTGCGATGCTGAAGCCGACCGAGACCATCGCGCTGATGACCCCCGCGACGATGCCGCTCGGGCCGAAGTGCACGATGTAGCCCGCTGCGAGTGCGACGCCGATGAGCACGTTCGACACGAGGGCGCTGCGGATCGACGGCGCGGTCGTCCAGATGAACGGGTAGACGAACACCTGGATGATCGCGAAGGAAGGCTCGAACGAGGCGCCGACGCCGACGAGCACGGCGAACGCGATCGAGATCACGAGGTGCGGTGCGAGCCGGTCGACGCCGAGATGGGCCCTGGCGTAGGCGAAGTAGAAGACGAGGAACGCGCCGGTCGTGGCCCAGACGCCCCAGTCGTTCGGTCCGTACGGCGGCGGGTCGAACAGGGTGAAGAGCACGAGGATGGATGCCACGGCGATCGCCGCGACATCCCACCATCGTCGGTTCAGCATGTTGCGAGTCTGGCACGCGCCCTAGGCGTCGCGCCGGATCCACCGGAAGGTGATGCGCGAGAGCACGAAGCCCACGACGAGCCAGATGCCGAGGGCGATCGCGACGCCGGGGAGGTTCCACGAGCCGTTCTGTTCGAGCGACTCCCACCCCTCGGGCAGGAACACCGAGCGCATGCCCTGGGCGATCCACTTGAGCGGGAACAGGCTCGCGAAGTTCTGCAGCCAGTCGGGCAGCATGTTCCACTGCAGGTACACGCCCGAGATGAACTGGAGGATCAGCCCGACCGGGATCACGACCGCGGCGGCGCTCTTGCCCGAGCGCGGCAGCGCCGAGAGGGCGATGCCGAGCAGTGCGCAGGTCGTGAGGCCGAGCACGAACACCCAGGCGAACGTGACCCACTTCGCCGGATCGGTCGGCAGGTCGATGCCGAGCACGAGCCATCCGGCGAGGATCAGCAGGCCCGCCTGCAGCGTGCCGGTGACGAAGACCTGGCCGATCTTGCCGGCGAAGTACCCGATGGGTGAGAGGGGAGTGCCGCCCAGTCGCTTCAGCGTGCCGTTCGACTTCTCCAGGGCGATGTCGATGGCGAGGTTCTGCACGCCCGACAGGAAGATGCCGGAGGCGATCATCGCCGGCAGGTAGAGCGCCGCGATCGAGATCTCGGCCCCGGGGGGACCGACCTCGCCCGAGGCGCTGAATGCGGCCGAGAAGATGGCGAGCATCACGAACGGGAAGAGGAAGGTGAAGAACAGGGTGTCGGCGGCCCGGAAGTAGGTCTTCGTCTCGACGCCGACGCGGGACGCGCCCTGGGTCATCAGGTTGGTGCTCATGCGAGGGCCTCCTCGGTGTCGTCGATTTCGTTCGCAGCGCCTGTCGAAGCGTCGTGCACGAGCCCGAGGTAGATGTCTTCGAGCGTCGGGCGGATCACTTCGAGGCCGGCCGGTTCGCGGCCGAGTTCGGCGACGACGGATGCCACGTGCAACCCCGGCTCGTCGGTGCGCACCTCACGAGTGGTGCCGGCCGCGTCGCGCCAGCGCACGATGGGCCGGCGAGCGTCGGCCCCGCCGATCTCATCGATGGCGCCGACGTCGACGAGTCGGCCGCCCGCGATGATGCCGGCGCGATCGGCCAGCTGCGCCGCCTCGTCGAGATAGTGGGTCGTGAGCAGGATCGTCGTGCCCTCGGCCTTCAGCGAGCGGATGAGCCCCCAGAACTGACGCCGCGCCTCGGGGTCGAAGCCCGTGGTCGGCTCGTCGAGGAAGAGCAGCTCGGGTCGGCCCACGATGCCCAGCGCGACGTCGACGCGGCGCTGCTGGCCGCCCGAGAGCTTCGCGATGCGGGTCTTCGCCTTCGCCTCGAGGCCGACGGCGGCGATGACCTCGTCGACGTCGCGGGGGTTCGGGTAGAGCGAGGCGAAGTGCCGCAGTATCTCGGTCACGGTGAGGAGTCCGGTCTCGCCGCTCGACTGCAGCACGATGCCGATGCGCGACTTCCAGTCGAGGCCGCCGCGCGCGGGGTCGACGCCGAGCACGCTCACCTCGCCCGAGGTGCGGAGCCGGTAGCCCTCGAGGATCTCGACCGTGGTCGACTTGCCGGCGCCGTTGGGGCCGAGCAGGGCGAACGTCTCGCCGTGGGCGATGTCGAGGTCGAGGTCGTCGACGGCGGTCACTTCGCCGTAGACCTTGCGGAGCCCGCGGATTCGCACCGCGGCATCCGTGCGTGTCGTGTTCATACCAAGAGCATCTCGCGGCTGCACGGTGGCCGGCAGCCCCCGTCGGTTCGATTCCGGCCTCCACCGATCGGTGGATGGCGGGGATCAGCGATCGGGCGGAACGGAGCCTGAGGCCTCCAACTCGGCGAGACGGCGTTCGAGGAAGCGTCGCTCCGGTGCCGTCGGCGCGAGGGGGATCGCCTCGCGATATCGGGCGGCTGCCGACGCTGTTCTCCCGGAGCGGCGCAGGAAGTCGGCCTGCGCGGCCGGCAGCAGGTGGTACCCGTCGAGGCGGCCGGTCGATTCGAGTGCCGCGAGTGCCGCGAGACCGGCATCGGCGCCGTCCGCCATGCCGATCGCGATCGCGCGGGCGAGTTCGACGAACGGGGATGCGCCGTTCGTGAGCATCGCGAACTCGTCGTAGCGGCGCACGATCGCTGCCCAGTCCGTCTCCTCGGCTGTGCGTGCGCGAACGTGCACGGCCTGTATCTCCGCCTGAAGCCGGTACGGGCCGCGCCCGCCCGGCTGGATCGGGCCGAGCAGGGCGAGTCCTTCGGTGATGAGCGCTCGGTTCCATCGTTCGCGATCCTGCTCCTCGAGGGGCACGAGCTCCCCGTCGGCATCGACGCGCGTCGCCGCCCGCGCGTGCTGCAGCAGCATGATCGCCAGCAGTGCGCGCGGTTCCGAGGCATCGGGGAGCAGGTCGACGACGAGTCGCGTGAGCCGGATCGCCTCGACGGAAAGATCGACGCGTTGCAGGCGGTCGCCCGACGACGCGACGTAGCCCTCGTTGGCGACGAGGTAGAGCACCGCGAGCACCCCGTCGAGCCGAGCGGGCAGGGCTTCGGGCGGCGGCACGCGGTAGGGGATGCCCGCATGCCGGATCTTCCGCTTCGCACGCACGAGGCGTTGCGCCATCGTCGGCTCGGGCACGAAGAACGCGCGTGCGATCTCGCCTGTCTCGAGACCGCCCACCGTGCGCAGGGTGAGCGCGACTCGGGACTCGATCGGCAGCGCCGGGTGCGCGCACGTGAAGATGAGGCGCAGGCGATCATCCCACTCGGGTTCGTCGTGGGCGACCGCGACGTCGGCCGGGTCCGGCGGCCCGCCGGTGCGTCCCGCGAATGCCTCCATCGAGATCCACTCCCTGACCTTGCCCGACTCGACGCCGCGACGCCGGAGCCGGTCGAGTGCGAGATTGCGGGCGGCGGTCGTGAGCCACGCGCCCGGATTCGACGGCACGCCGTCGCGGGGCCACGTGGCCGCCGCGCGTTCGAACGCCCCCGATGCCGCGTCTTCGGCGACATCCCAGTCGCCCGTCGTGCGGATGAGCGTCGCGACGACCCTCGCCCAGTCCGCGTCGAACGCGGACCGGAGGGCCGACGCGACCTCGGGCGCGAGCCCGTCGGCTCCCTCCCCGCGCGCCGGCCCCGCGGCCGCCATGCCTTCGGGGCTCAGCGGCCCGCCCCCACCGCGTCGAGCGCTTCGGCGGCAGTCGGTTCGACCCGGATGCCGTGCTCGGCGGCCTCCCGTTCGTGGCGGGCGACGTGGTCGTCGTGCACGTCGAACGGCCAGAGCGGGCGCAGCTCGAGCGTGCCGCCCCTGGCCATCGGATGCTTCGACGCCACCTCGATCGCCTCGGAGAGGTCGCGCACCTCGAGCACGTCGAAGCCCGCGACCCACTCCTTCGACTCGGAGAACGGGCCGTCGCTGACGAGCACCTCGCCTGCGCGTCGACGCACGAACGTCGCATCGTCGGGACCGCGCAGCACCTCGCCGAAGAGGCGGGTTCCGCGGCCGTCCATCTCGTCGACCCAGGCGTCGGGATCGTCGGTCGCCCCGTCTTCGCTCGGAGCCGCCTCGCCGTCGCCGATGTCGCCGATGACCGCGAGCTCGGCATGCTGATCGGCGACCACGAGCATGAGGTACCGACGGCCGTTCGCCACTCGCTCACGGAAACCGGCCGGAACGACGCGCGCCGCGGGGTCGGCACCCGGCCACTGCATGAACGGGCGCACCTCGACACGCCCGAAGGCGGCGGCAGGATGCCGCGACGCGATCTCGATCGCCTCGTCGAGGTCGGCGACGTCGATGATGTCGAAGCCGCCGATCGATTCCTTCGACTCGGTGAACGGGCCGTCGGTGACGAGCAGCTGCCCCTCGCGGACCCGCACGGTCGTGGCATCCCGGTCGGGCCGCAGTCGCTCGCCGTACTCGGACGCGCCCCTGGCCTCGAGGTCGTCGACCCAGTCGCCGATGTCGTCGGCCGCCGGAACATAGGCGACGGGGTCGTCGCCCTCGGCGTAGAACAGTGCGTATTCCATGGTGGAATCCTCTCTCTCGGTCACGCTACGCAAGTACGACGAACGGCGATAGCCGTTCTCGACACCGGTGCGGTGATCGGCGGGATCCGGTGCGGAAGCCGCTCAGTGCGGCAGCACGAGCATGACGCCGAGGCCGACCATGACGACGGCGATGACGGCGTCGAGCACGCGCCACGCGCGGGGGCTCGAGAGCACGCCGCCGAGGAGCCGTGCGCCGTAGGCGAGGCCGAAGAACCAGACGATGCTCGCAATGCCGGCACCCGCCGCGAACGCCCAGCGGGCGTCGCCGTGGGTATTCGCGACCGAGCCGAGCAGGAACACCGTGTCGAGGTACACGTGCGGGTTCAGCCAGGTGAGGGCGAGGCAGGTCAGCACGGCTGCGGCGAGGCCGGTGCTCCGTCGGGCCAGCGACGTCGAGACGGATGCCGCGGGGTCCGCGGGTGCCGCGGGTGTCCCGGCCCCGGCGTCCACGAGCCCCGCGGCATCCGCCTCGGCCGAGTCCACCTCGCGCTCGGCCGATGCCGCCTCGAGCGTCGCGCCGCTCGGCCGGATCGCGCGGCGCGCGGCGAGCAGCCCGTAGGCGACGAGGAACGCCGCGCCCGCCCAGCGGATGACGTCGACGAGCCACGGCACGGCCGTCAGAACGACGCCGATGCCCGAGACGCCGACCATGATGAGCGCGAGGTCGCTCAGCGCGCAGATCGCGGCAACCGCGAAGACGTGCTCTCGCCGGATGCCCTGCCGAAGCACGAAGACGTTCTGCGCGCCGATCGCGACGATGAGCGAGAGGCCGAGGCCGAAGCCGGCGAGCACGGAGGAGAGGGGCACGGATCGACCGTAGGCGGCGAACCGGCCTTACTCCAGCTCAAGATTCTTCATCGGCATTAGCATGACTTCAGATGGAGATTCCGCTCGACCTCGCTCGCACGCTCGCCGTCGTCATCGACGAGGGCACGTTCGATGCGGCGGCCAGGCGACTGCGCATCACGCCCTCGGCGGTCTCGCAGCGCGTCAAGGCGCTCGAGCAGCAGCTCGGGCGGGTGCTCGTCGTGCGATCGAAGCCGGTCAGGGCCACCGAGGCCGGGGCGCCGATCGTGCGACTCGCACGCCAGGTCGCGCTGCTCGAACACGACGCCCTCGCGGAGTTCGGGCTCGACGAGGCATCCGCTCGGCCGATCTCGCTCGCCCTCGCCGTCAATGCCGACTCGCTCGCGACCTGGTTCCTGCCCGCGCTCGCTCGCGTGGGGGAGCGCCACCCGGTCGTCTTCGACCTGCACCGCGACGATCAGGACTTCACCGCGGGGCTGCTCGAGTCGGGCACGGTGCTGGGTGCGGTGACCTCGCAGTCCGCGCCGGTGGCCGGATGCCTCGTGCGCCCCCTGGGCGTCATGCGCTACGAGGCCGTGGCGACGCCCGCCTTCGCCGAACGCTGGGGTCTCGTACCGGGCGCGGCCGACGGTTCCGTCCTCGTCGCGCTCGCCGCTGCGCCCGTCGTCGACTTCGATCGCCGCGACGACCTGCAGCGCGAGTACCTCAGCGGCCGCGGCGTCGACCCGCATCGCCCGCCGCGGCACTACGTGCCGGCGTCGAACGACTTCGCAACGGCGATCAAGCTCGGCCTCGGCTGGGGCCTGCTGCCCGCGTTCCAGTCGTCGGTCGAACTCGAGCACGGTGGACTCGTGCGGCTCGGTGGAACACCCGTCGACGTGCCGCTCTACTGGCAGCAGTGGAACCTGCGCTCCCCGCTGCTCGACGCGATCGCCGAGGCGGTGATCGCCGAGGCGCGGCGCGAGCTGCGCACGTGACCGTCGGTGCTACGTGGGATCTTCGATCTTGAACCCGACCTTGATCGTGACCTGGAAGTGCGCGACGGCGCCATCTTCGATCTCTCCGCGCACCGAGACCACCTCGAACCAGTCCATGTTGCGTATCGTCGCCGATGCGCGGGCGATGCCGTTCTTGATGGCCGCGTCGATGCCGTCGGGTGACGTGCCGACGATCTCAGTGACGCGGTAGGTGTGATTGGTCATGGTGCGCTCCTCTGGCGGGGGACGCCGTTGTACCCGCTGATGCCGAGGTTACTCCGCGACCGCTCGCTCAGGCGAAGAGGCGCTGCAGCCGCTGCACACCCTCGAGCAGCGGGGCGTCGCCGAGGGCGTAGCTGAGGCGCAGGTAGCCCGACGGGCCGAACGCCTCACCCGGTACCGCGGCGACCTCGGCCTGGTCGAGGATCAGGTCGGCGAGCTCGAGCGAGGTGGTCGGCGTGACACCGCCCCACTCGCGGCCGAGCAGGCCCGTGACGTCGGGGTACACGTAGAACGCGCCCTGCGGCACCGGCACGGTCATGCCGTCGATCTTCGAGAGTTCGGCGACGATCGTGCGGCGGCGGCGGTCGAACGCTCGGCGCATCTCTTCCACGGCGTCCTGCGGGCCGTTGAGCGCGGCGATCGCGGCACGCTGCGAGATGTTCGACACGTTGGACGAGAGGTGCGACTGCAGGTTCGCGGCGCCCTTGATGACGTCGGCGGGACCGACCATCCAACCGAGGCGCCAACCCGTCATCGCGTACGTCTTCGCGACGCCGTTGACGAGGATCGTCTGGTTCGCGAGCTCGGGCACGGCCTCGACGATCGAGACGGCGCGCGGCGGCACGCCGTCGGGGTCCTCGGCGTAGGTGAGGTTCTGATAGATCTCGTCGGCGACGACCCAGATGCCGTGCTCGAGCGCCCACTCGCCGATCTCGCGGGTCTGCTCGGGGGAGTACACGGCGCCGGTCGGGTTCGACGGCGAGACGAAGAGCAGCACCTTGGTGCGGTCGGTGCGGGCGGCCTCGAGCTGTTCGACGGTCACGAGGTAGCCCTGGTCGGAGCCGGCGAAGACGTCGACCTGGCGGCCGCCGGCGAGCTTGATCGCCTCGGGGTACGTGGTCCAGTACGGCGTCGGCACGAGCACCTCGTCGCCCGGGTCGAGCAGCGTCTGGAACGCCTGGTAGACCGCCTGCTTGCCGCCGTTGGTGACGACGACCTGGCCGGGCGAGACCTCGAGGCCCGAGTCGCGCAGCGTCTTCGCCGCGACGGCCTCGCGCAGCTCGGGCAGACCGGCGGCGGGCGTGTACCGGTAGTTCTTCGGGTCGTGCGTGGCCGCGAGCGCCGCCTCGACGATGTACTCGGGCGTCGCGAAGTCGGGCTCGCCCGCCGCGTACGAGATGACCGGGCGCCCCTCGGCCTGGAGGGCCTTCGCCTTCGCATCGACCTTGAGGGTCGCGGACTCGGCGATGGCGGCGATGCGGGCGGAGAGGCGAGGGTGTTCGGTCACGCCCCAAGCCTACGGCGTGGGGTATGCCGTGTGACAGACGCAGGGTGACCCGAAATCGACGCGAACCACGGGCAATCCGTCCGGTTGAAGATTTCTCTGGGACGCGCGTCCCACTCTTGCTACGCTGCCCTCGTGATGGCGCGAACCCGACGGGGTCTCCTCGCCGGAGTCGCGCTCACGGTGCTCGTGGCGCTCGGCGCCGGCATCGCCGTCGTGCTCGCCGACGAGCTCGGCATCCGCAGCGAGTCGTCCGACATCCCTGCCGAGGCGCTGACGGCCGCCCCCGAGACGGCGTCGATCGCTCCGCCCGAGTTCACGGCGATCACCGCGCCGCCCTCGCTCCGCATGGATCTCGCGGTCGACGAACTGCGCGCCGCCGTCGCCGAGGCGGAGACCACCGACGGTTCCGCCGCCCTCGAGGTCGTCGTCGGCGAGGGGAGCGACGATGACGAGTCGTACCGGCTCGAGGGTGCTCCCGACGCGCTGCGCGTGGTCGCGGCATCCGAAGCCGGTGCGGTGCTCGGCGTCTACGACCTCGCCGCCGCGGTGCGCGACCGCCGGAGCGTGGCCGAGCACCTGGGTGAGACCGTCGAATCGCGACTCGGGTTCCGCATGGTCGACCTCGGCGCCGTCGGAGTGACGGTCGACGAGTCGGAGTGGGCGGCCGGCGACGACTATTCGCACAACTCGAAGGCGTTCGCCGACGTCATCCTCGCCGAGGCGCCGTACATCGACGACGCCGCGCTCGCGGTCGCCCGTACCGACTTCGAGGCGTACGTGCGCCACGCGCTCGCCGAGGGCTACAACGCGATCGCCATCCCGGGGTTCGTCGAGTACCTCACCTTCTCGGGCGTCGGCGACGGCACCGAGGTCTACGGCGCCGACGACACGCACGTCGCCCGCGCGCACGCCATGCGCGAGGCGTTCGGGCCGATGTGGGAGTACGCCCACGACGCGGGGCTCGATGTGTACTTCCGCACCGACATGCTCACCCTCACGACGCCGCTCGAGGAGTACCTCGTCGACCGCTTCGGCGGCCTCGCGACCGAGGACCCCGAGTTCTGGGACGTCTACTCGGCGGGCCTCGACGAGCTCTACGCCGAGATGCCCTACCTCGACGGCGTGCTCATCCGCATCGGCGAGGCGGGCCGCGTCTACGACCTGCCCGGGTGGGACTACTACTCGAAGCTCGCCGTCACGACGGTCGACTCGGTTCGCGCCATGCTCACGGCGTTCACCGAGCAGGCCGAGCGCGTCGACCGCGAGGTGATCTTCCGCTCGTGGAGCGTCGGCGTCGGCGCCGTCGGCGACATGCACACGAACGACGCCTCGTACGAGGCGGTGCTCGGCGGCATCGACTCCGAGGCGCTCATCGTCTCGACGAAGTACACGCTCGGCGACTTCTACAGCCACCTGCCGCTGAACCACACCCTCGAGATCGGCGAGCAGCGCCGCATCGTCGAGTTCCAGAGCCGGCGGGAGTTCGAGAACTTCGGCGCGTTCCCGAACGATCTCGGGGTGCTCTCGCAGGAGGCCGTGCAGCGCTTCATCGCGGCGAACCCGCACGTCGAGGGCATCTGGACGTGGACGCAGGACGGCGGCCCCTGGCGCGCCGGGCCGCTCTCGCTCGAGCTGAAGGCCGGGTTCTGGCAGCTCTACGAGCTCAACACCGAGCTCACGGTGCGCCTCGCACGCGACCCCGAAGCCGACCCCGCCGCGATCACGGCCGACTGGGCCAGGCGCTGGTTCTCGGGCGACCCGGCGACCGTCGCGGCGATCGGCGAGGCGATGTCCCAGTCGCGCGAGGCCATCGCCGACGGGCTCTACATCGGCCCCTTCGCCGACCGCAGGGTCTTCGCGATCGGCCTCGAGCCGCCGCCCATGATGTGGATCTTCGAGTGGGACATCCTCACCGGCGACAGCGCCGTGCTGAACGTCATCTACGAGATCAGCCGCGACG
The sequence above is a segment of the Agromyces hippuratus genome. Coding sequences within it:
- a CDS encoding MDR family MFS transporter, with the protein product MTTAPPAAQAPAPLLLTKRRIWIIFSALIAGMLLSSLDQTIVSTAMPTIVGQLGGVEHQAWITTAYLLATTIVMPIYGKFGDVLGRRSLFLIAIALFTIASIGCAFAGDFWSFVAFRAMQGLGGGGLMILSQAIIADIVPASERGKYMGPLGGIFGLAAVAGPLLGGYFVDHLTWQWAFYINIPVGIAAFAIAWFTLTLPSKKAEKRIDILGVMLLSMATVCLIFFTDFGGSADHGWDALETWAWGLGLLAAASAFVWAEAKAEDPIIPLSLFKNPIFINATAIGFTLGLGMFSAIAFVPTFLQMSSGTSAAASGLLMLPMMVGMMGTSIWSGIAIAKSGRYRMYPIVGTLVTAIAMLAMTTLAASTPIWLICIYLFVFGAGLGLIMQVVVLVVQNAVPATMVGTATSTNNYFREVGASLGVAIFGALFTTRLSENLTKVFTDAGASAADAGNATATLDPQTLAELPDPIRDGIVTAYADSLAPVFWYLIPFILIAFLFALFLKQIPLSEQSGMVARGEALEGEEAIAAERALHAAQDEVVSATTGSTPAQR
- a CDS encoding TetR/AcrR family transcriptional regulator — protein: MDESATKTGGVREQRRERTRRDLTRYARRLTVERGLSGFTVEELCELVGVSRRTFFNYFHSKDDAVVGHRDDTLDEQALTDFVNARPSGCSGISPTLLDDLVALAIASIPFDDDPGDDEPNPDLIVEREPQLLPKFIREGAELERTLTGVIAVREGIEPDDPRAAMAVQLIGTLVRRSATVYFSPGNTTPFSALLVESLAAARAVFTPAPEGTA
- a CDS encoding response regulator; amino-acid sequence: MTIRIVVADDHPIVRAGIIGLLEAERGLEVVGEAADGAEAVRVAASERPDLVLMDLRMPHLDGAAATARIVAEVPGTRVLVLTTYETDDHILAAIEAGASGYLLKAAPQAEIVAGIRAVAAGETVLAPSIAAKLVSRVRADAASVTPPSLSPRELEVLRLVADGRSNPEIARALFIGEATVKTHLLHVFEKLEVNDRTRAVTRAMELGLI
- a CDS encoding sensor histidine kinase, whose translation is MLNRRWWDVAAIAVASILVLFTLFDPPPYGPNDWGVWATTGAFLVFYFAYARAHLGVDRLAPHLVISIAFAVLVGVGASFEPSFAIIQVFVYPFIWTTAPSIRSALVSNVLIGVALAAGYIVHFGPSGIVAGVISAMVSVGFSIALGLWITNIALYGQERGRLLDELQAAQGQLAAMHRDAGVVEERARLAREIHDTIAQSLTGLVMVAQRTGTRLGGVDGETAASARTDVELMEQMAREALTEARGLVASLAPVEPGAGLGDALERLAASFERETGVVVTVTASATGLSREHEVVLLRSAQEGLANVRKHANAGHAAVTVESIGGEVVLTVADDGVGPGAAAPGTSGFGLAGIRDRTALVGGSFAIEPGDGGGTVLRVGIPRADAATDPSALPPEETA
- a CDS encoding ABC transporter permease; the protein is MSTNLMTQGASRVGVETKTYFRAADTLFFTFLFPFVMLAIFSAAFSASGEVGPPGAEISIAALYLPAMIASGIFLSGVQNLAIDIALEKSNGTLKRLGGTPLSPIGYFAGKIGQVFVTGTLQAGLLILAGWLVLGIDLPTDPAKWVTFAWVFVLGLTTCALLGIALSALPRSGKSAAAVVIPVGLILQFISGVYLQWNMLPDWLQNFASLFPLKWIAQGMRSVFLPEGWESLEQNGSWNLPGVAIALGIWLVVGFVLSRITFRWIRRDA
- a CDS encoding ABC transporter ATP-binding protein codes for the protein MNTTRTDAAVRIRGLRKVYGEVTAVDDLDLDIAHGETFALLGPNGAGKSTTVEILEGYRLRTSGEVSVLGVDPARGGLDWKSRIGIVLQSSGETGLLTVTEILRHFASLYPNPRDVDEVIAAVGLEAKAKTRIAKLSGGQQRRVDVALGIVGRPELLFLDEPTTGFDPEARRQFWGLIRSLKAEGTTILLTTHYLDEAAQLADRAGIIAGGRLVDVGAIDEIGGADARRPIVRWRDAAGTTREVRTDEPGLHVASVVAELGREPAGLEVIRPTLEDIYLGLVHDASTGAANEIDDTEEALA